From Styela clava chromosome 6, kaStyClav1.hap1.2, whole genome shotgun sequence, one genomic window encodes:
- the LOC120331177 gene encoding nucleolar transcription factor 1-like produces MKGATKNNCIGSEDGWTDATTKELLNKMKQAIPNPDVSKYKTMLEKFEWDKVKMGRFSAEDCKKQWFRVYKKLRKFKTLSDLIVDSLDYIENPYKGNVKKHPDHPKRPLTPYFRFFLGEREKYAANHKDLTNLEITSILSKKYREITIEEKERFMNDWKAEMVEYRKNLEKFKQNHPEYYDKSPPRTSRTPLQIFNQENMTAVPATKSKAWKSKKHVQETLKNKYHDLEDDQKLPYILKSIEEWEKYKEELEMYKKSHPNFVPTPMHTKSVLTISDWRIHDKSLGKPDRPPANGYNLFCTRMMVSDAMKHLSSRDRIMECGQKWKLLTDAEKQTYQTEFLSLRENYRYALKNFLKSLTPRQREEYLERKKETETKKNQKRKVPIQIKEEVISEEDSTSEEESTSDSTSSDSSDDEGDEEEEADEEAEEDTSQPASSSDAKVTSSAPLRPTTPISALFLYQKAHREKFTEKHPKASKSDITIMLARQFNNLPQQKKAKYMRKEKEQRALYNEQMRKHLLNEQAKASKESTPELKPVTGEQIYQEQTKENFLVKAGGSAEKAQELMRSSWTHMNKERRKKYINIAHQQNAKNIAEHQATVAATKGGKNKSKDSPAPVEENISQKEIKSYLALEPKKVPKDGLLLFRQEHKPKLHHLMPNARNQELLRIWSEMSTKDKGKYKERAKAGLVEYNKKLQRWIKSLPPQAHDAYQAQLAKKTKAPVTQKNEKTAVSNGKRKKAAVKTGPTSKKAKIAPAEESDESSDDSSDEENGDSSSSSSEDSDGDSDSSSSDDSSGDSDSSSNGGATKYKITGQPQSGSSDDSSSSSGEDESDSD; encoded by the exons ATGAAAGGGGCAACTAAAAACAATTGTATTG GGAGTGAGGATGGATGGACAGATGCCACAACAAAAgaacttttaaataaaatgaaGCAG GCTATTCCGAATCCAGATGTTTCTAAATATAAAACGATGttagaaaaatttgaatggGACAAAGTAAAGATGGGTCGTTTCTCAGCTGAAGATTGTAAGAAACAATGGTTCAGAGTTTATAAGAAG CTGAGAAAGTTCAAAACTCTGTCAGACTTAATAGTGGATTCTCTCGATTATATTGAG AATCCCTACAAAGGAAATGTGAAGAAACATCCTGATCATCCCAAACGACCTTTGACGCCTTACTTTCGATTCTTCCTTGGTGAAAGAGAAAAATATGCTGCAAACCACAAAGATTTAACCAATCTTGAAATCACCAGTATATTGAGCAAGAAATATAGGGAAATAACCATTGAAGAAAAG gAGAGATTTATGAATGATTGGAAAGCTGAAATGGTTGAATATAGGAAGAATTtggaaaaattcaaacaaaatcaTCCTGAATATTATGACAAAAGTCCGCCACGGACATCACGAACACCTTTGCAAATTTTCAATCAGGAAAACATGACTGCAGTTCCAGCTACAAAAAGT AAAGCATGGAAATCTAAGAAGCACGTTCAGGAGACTTTGAAAAACAAATACCACGATCTGGAAGATGATCAGAAATTaccatatattttaaaatctattgAAGAATGGGAAAAATACAAG GAAGAACTAGAAATGTACAAGAAATCTCATCCGAATTTTGTACCAACGCCAATGCATACCAAGTCGGTGTTAACGATCAGCGATTGGAGAATTCATGATAAAAGCCTGGGAAAACCAGACAGACCACCAGC GAATGGGTATAATCTCTTTTGCACTCGAATGATGGTGAGTGATGCAATGAAACATTTGTCAAGTAGGGATAGAATCATGGAATGCGGACAAAAATGGAAGTTACTAACTGATGCTGAAAAACAGACATATCAAACGGAGTTTTTATCACTGAGGGAAAATTACAGATACGCTTTGAAGAATTTTCTCAAA tcACTGACTCCAAGACAAAGGGAAGAATATTTAGAAAGGAAAAAAGAGACTGAAACGAAAAA GAATCAAAAAAGGAAAGTTCCCATTCAAATtaaagaagaagtaatttcggAAGAAGATTCCACCTCAGAGGAGGAATCTACATCGGATTCCACGAGCAGTGATAGTAGTGATGACGAAGGAGATGAAGAGGAGGAAGCGGATGAAGAAGCAGAAGAAGATACAAGTCAACCTGCTTCTTCATCCGATGCAAAG GTTACAAGTTCTGCTCCTCTTCGACCAACCACACCCATCTCAGCTTTGTTTTTGTATCAAAAAGCTCATCGAGAGAAG tTTACTGAGAAACATCCCAAAGCATCAAAAAGTGACATCACGATCATGCTCGCACGACAATTCAACAACCTTCCTCAACAAAAGAAGGCTAAATATATGAGGAAAGAAAAAGAGCAAAGAGCATTGTATAACGAACAAATGAGAAAGCATTT aCTAAACGAACAAGCTAAGGCAAGCAAGGAATCTACTCCTGAATTGAAGCCAGTCACCGGTGAACAAATTTATCAAGAACAAACTAAAGAAAATTTCCTGGTGAAAGCTGGC GGTTCTGCAGAGAAAGCTCAAGAATTGATGAGAAGTTCTTGGACGCATATGAACAAAGAAAGGagaaagaaatatatcaatatcGCCCATCaacaaaatgctaaaaatatagCTGAACATCAAGCGACAGTGGCTGCCACAAAAGGAGGGAAAAAt aaatcTAAAGATTCGCCGGCCCCCGTTGAAGAGAACATTTCACAAAAAGAG attaagtcatatTTGGCATTGGAACCGAAAAAGGTTCCAAAAGATGGGCTACTACTATTTCGACAAGAACATAAACCGAAGTTGCATCATCTCATGCCTAATGCAAGAAATCAG GAACTACTTCGGATATGGAGCGAGATGTCAACTAAAGATAAAGGAAAGTATAAAGAAAGAGCTAAAGCAGGACTCGTCGAATATAACAAGAAATTACAACGATGGATTAAG tcTCTACCACCACAAGCTCATGATGCTTACCAAGCTCAACTAGCGAAGAAAACAAAGGCACCAGTCACACAGAAGAATGAAAAAACAGCAGTCTCGAATGGGAAGAGAAAGAAAGCAGCCGTAAAGACTGGGCCAACTTCTAAAAAAGCGAAAATAGCACCAGCAGag gAATCCGATGAGTCATCAGATGATAGCAGTGATGAAGAAAATGGTGATTCATCATCGTCGTCATCAGAGGAT AGTGATGGTGATTCAGATTCTTCCAGCAGTGATGATTCCAGTGGGGATAGCGACTCGTCATCAAATGGTGGTGCAACCAAGTACAAGATTACTGGCCAACCACAGAGTGGAAGTAGTGATGATTCATCTTCCTCTTCTGGAGAAGATGAATCCGATTCAGATTGA